The following DNA comes from Bdellovibrionota bacterium.
TGAAACTTTTCAGAAGCAGGTCGTGAACAATTTGGATGAATCTCGAAAAGATTTGAACTCGAGCGCCTGACCGTCCGGATCGAGAAAGAAAAGCGTGGCCTGCTCTCCGGGCTGCCCTTTGAATCGAATCGTCGGCGCGATCATGAATTCGACCCTCTTGGAACGTAAGGTATCCGCAAATCGGTGCCATTGGTCCCATTCAAGCACAACTCCAAAGTGAGGCACGGGAACATCGTGGCCGTCCACCGGGTTCGACTTGGGGGGAACGTTCCCCGTCTCCACCTGATGCAAGACCACTTGGTGTCCGAAGAAATTCAAATCGATCCAATGAGTGTTCGTTCGCCCTTCCGTGCAGCCGAGAATTTCCGTATAGAATCGGCG
Coding sequences within:
- a CDS encoding VOC family protein gives rise to the protein MLQPFHLAIPVRDLERSRRFYTEILGCTEGRTNTHWIDLNFFGHQVVLHQVETGNVPPKSNPVDGHDVPVPHFGVVLEWDQWHRFADTLRSKRVEFMIAPTIRFKGQPGEQATLFFLDPDGQALEFKSFRDSSKLFTTCF